Sequence from the Thermocoleostomius sinensis A174 genome:
TATGATCGAAAGGGTGTATACCTCGATATGGTGAATCCAGGCCGTATTAGGCTACTTAAACAGAAAGATGAATGCATTGGTAAATCGCTTCGTGAAATCTTTCCGCCTGATTTAGCTGAAGAAAGACTATATTACATTGAGAAAGCGTTTGAAACCAACACAATGCAAATCTATGAGTATGAAATAGAGGTGGCAGGGGAAATTCTCCATGAGGAAGCTCGAATCATTGTTAGTGGTACAGATGATGTGTTATGTATGGTTCGTGATATTGGCGATCGCAAGCGAGCCGAACAAGCTCTACAACAACAAGCTGAACGATATAAACTAATTACAGAAATTACTCAAAACATTCATCAGTCGCTTGAGTTAAGCCAAATTTTAGACACAACTGTGACTGGAATTCGCCAGCTATTACAGACCGATCGAGTTATATTCTACAGCTTTAAAGATGATTGCAGCGGAGTTGTCATGGCGGAATCCGTGAGTCCGGAATGGCCTTCTTTGCTGGGACAAACCCTGTTCGATAGCTGTTCTACAATTCAACAATGCTTCGCGTTGCACAAACAAACTGGGCATATGATTGCCGATATTCACTGTACAGAACCTGCCCCCCCCTGTGGTGCATTGTTACAGAATCTACAGGTGAAATCTAACCTTGTGGCACCCGTCTGGCAAGGAGAATTTTTGCGCGGCGTGCTGATGGCTCAACAGTGTGCTGAATCCCGACAATGGCAACCGTCCGATATCGATTTGCTGAAGCAATTAGCGAACCAAGTTGCGATTGCGATTTATCAATCTGACCTCTATCAACGTCTCCAGTCGGCCAATCAAGAACTGCAACGTTTAGCCTCCCTAGATGGATTAACTCAGGTTGCCAACCGTCGTCATCTTGATGAATATCTTGCTTGGCAGTGGCAACAGCTTCAACGAGATGGCACCCCTCTGAGCCTTATTCTTTGTGACGTTGATGCGTTTAAGCTCTACAACGATCATTATGGACACCAAGCCGGGGATGACTGTTTGAAGCAAATTGCGCAAGCGATCGCTCAAACCGTTAAACGTCCTAGTGATTTAGTAGCTCGTTATGGAGGAGAAGAATTTGCGGCTGTTTTGCCCAATACCAACCTTGAGGGAGCCAGGCATGTTGCACTGAACATTCAAACACAAATTGCTCAACTTCACATTCCTCACGCTTGCTCACCTGTCAGCGACTACATCACCCTCAGCATGGGGATTGCGTCGGTAACTCCAACGACAACCACAACTCCAAAAATGTTGATTGCGAAAGCTGATCAAGCACTATATGCAGCAAAATCTCAAGGACGCAACGCTTACTGTATCAACAACGATTAATACGTATCAGCAACACTGCTTACCAGAACACTTTGGCTGGTCAGTTCGCTGGTTTGACATCGCTGCTTCATTTTTTAGCACGAAGCCGAACTAAGTATTCTTCATCTTTACGACTCTCAATCGAATTGGTGGGCTGCACGATCGACACAATTTCAAAGGCGGGAGAAAACCGTTGGAGGATTTCGTCGGGGCTGGTGCCAAAGGGCGGGCCGCCGGGACGATTGTGGGCCCAAAACAGGGCAATCAGTTCACCATGCGGCCGCAAAATCGATCGCACCAGATAGACATAATCTTCGCGTTGTTCGGGCAAAATGGCACAATAACAAGTATGTTCCAACACATAGTCGAATTGGTGGGCAAATTCAGCAGGTAAGTCAAAAATATCGCGTTGTAGAAATTGCGCTGACACACCGCGAGACTGAGCCGCTGCCGTAGCTGCCTCGATCGCCGAGGGAGCAAAGTCAAACCCCACCACCTCAAAGCCTCGATCGGCAAACAGGAGGGCGTCGTGGCCCCGTCCAGCCCCCAATACGGCAATTCGTCCCGGCTTAGGAGCATCCGCAGCGTCTAGCAGCGTCACAAATGGTGGAGCAGGTTGTCCCAAATCCCAACGAGTTGTGCCTTCTTGATAGCGGCCTTCCCAGAAGTCGGGGGTGAGGGGTTGGGGGTTGGGGGGTAAGGGTTGGGAGTGGGACATAGGATTAGGGAGAGGGTTAAAACGGTTGAAGGAACCAGGCTCCAATTGGGGAGTGGAGCGCATGGTGGCTGCGATCGAGGGCTGCCTCCAGAAGAAATAGGGTCAGCCCCAGTAAAACCTGAGAATTTTGAATTCGTTTACTTCCCTGTTGAAGCATGGCATAGGCAAGAATCTCGGTACTTCGCACATCGATTACCCAATATTCTGCAACTCCTAATGGTTCGTAAAGCGCTCGCTTTGTTTACATTGCCCCAATCTCCCGAACCTTCCTCGATACAATGATAAAGTGCAACCGTGTTATGGAGTGCCGCATGATCGAGACGTTACAAACCTGGCTTTACCAATTGGAACACTACGCCGATAGCGTGGTTTCAACTCAGTTAACTCACCTGACGATCGTCAGCGTGGGCATTATTTTCCTGGCAGGATTATTGACCAGCCTGACGCCCTGTATGCTGTCGATGCTGCCAATCACGATCGGGTACATTGGCGGTTACGAAACCCGGACTCGACTACAGGCAGCGGCCCAATCGACTTGGTTTGCTCTGGGACTGGCAACCACTCTAGCAGCATTAGGGATTGTGGCGGCGGTGGCAGGCAAAATCTATGGACAGGTGGGGATTGGGTTGCCCATCATCGTTAGCATTATCGCGATTTTGATGGGCTTGAACTTGCTGGAAGCCTTACCCCTGCGACTTCCAGCTTGGGGCGGCATAGAGTGGATCTCTAAAGATTTGCCCGAAGGCGTGCGATCGTACCTAATAGGCTTGACCTTTGGGTTGGTGGCTTCCCCTTGCAGCACCCCGGTTCTGGCCACCTTACTCGCCTGGGTTTCTACCACGCAAGATCCCCTATTGGGCAGCGTGTTGCTGCTAGCGTATACAGCGGGATATGTCGCTCCTTTGATTTTGGCGGGAACCTTCACCGCATCGATCAAGAAATTGCTGGAGGTGCGACGTTGGTCTGGATGGATTACGCCTGCTAGTGGGGCGCTATTGGTAGGATTCGGGGTGTTTTCGCTATTGTTTCGCCTCTTCCCATCTGGCAGCGTTTAAGTTGAGCCTTTGTATGATTCTTTTTTACAGCCAGTTTTGATATCCATGACTTTAAACACGTCTAACAACTCCTCTAAAAACACGGCAGTTGATACGTCAGACCCACCCTCCACCACGTCGATCGGGCTACTCAAGCGATTGCAACGCTACTGGAAACGAGAACTGATTCCCCTGCTGGCCGATTTGCGTTTGGCGATCGCTCTTCTGTTAGCCATTGCCGTATTCAGCGTGACGGGAACCGTAATCGAGCAAGGACAAACGCTCGCCTTTTACCAAGCCAATTATCCCGAAGACCCGGCCTTGTTTGGATTTTTGACCTGGAAAGTAATTCTGACCCTCGGACTCGATCACGTCTATCGCACCTGGTGGTTTTTGGCCCTGTTGATATTGTTTGGCTCCAGCCTCATGGCCTGCACTTTCAAGCGTCAGTTGCCGGCGTTGCGCTGGTTTTCCCGTACCTGGAATTTCTATAGCCAACCGCGCCAGTTTGAAAAATTTGCCCTCAGCGCCGAGTTCGATCGCGGTTCCTTAGATCACTTTATTCCGCTATTACGGCAGCGCCGCTACAAAATTTTTCAAGAAGGAAACAAGCTCTATGCCCACAAAGGAATTGTCGGACGAATTGGCCCGATCGTCGTCCATGTCAGCATGTTGCTGATTTTGGCAGGATCGCTATATGGGGCCATGACCGGATTTTTTGCCCAAGAAATGGTTCCCAGCGGCGAAACCTTTCAAGTGCGTAATATCTTTGATGCGGGGCCGTGGGCCGCGGCGCAGATTCCCAAAGATTGGTCGGTGAAGGTGAATCGGTTTTGGATTGACTACACCCCCGATGGCACAATCGATCAGTTCTATTCCGATCTGTCGGTGCTGGATCAAGCCGGACAGGAGATCGATCGGCAAACCATTCACGTTAATAAACCACTGCGTCACAACGGTGTCACCTTCTATCAGGCTGATTGGGGCATTGCGGGCGTACAGTTTCGCCTTAATAATAGCCCTGTGCTGCAACTGCCGATGGCCCTGCTGGATACGGGCGGCAATGGACGGTTTTGGGGCACGTGGATTCCTACCAAACCAGACATGAGCGCTGGCGTTTCTGTGGTGGCTAAAGATCTTCAGGGTACACTGCTGGTGTATGACATGAACGGGCAATTAATCTCCACCGTGCGCGAAGGCATGGCTACCCATGTCAACGATGTGGATTTGGCGATCGTTCAGATCATTGGCAGCACTGGGTTGCAAATTAAAGCAGACCCCGGCATTCCTCTAGTCTATGCTGGATTTGGACTGCTGATGGTCGGCGTGATCATGAGCTACATCTCGCACTCGCAAATTTGGGCCTTGCAAACCGAAAACGGCAAGTTTTATGTGGGTGGCCGCACCAACCGCGCCCAAGTTATTTTTGAACGGGAAATGATTGAAATGCTAAATCAAGTTAGGGATGTGAAAGGATGAAGAATGAAGAAAGGAGTAGGTAAGTGGGTGAGCGCATTATTCCCCACTCCCCACTCCCCATTCACCGTTCTACCGCACCAACACCGTCATGTACTTGCCTGTGGCAAACGGAGCCGGA
This genomic interval carries:
- a CDS encoding cytochrome c biogenesis protein, which produces MTLNTSNNSSKNTAVDTSDPPSTTSIGLLKRLQRYWKRELIPLLADLRLAIALLLAIAVFSVTGTVIEQGQTLAFYQANYPEDPALFGFLTWKVILTLGLDHVYRTWWFLALLILFGSSLMACTFKRQLPALRWFSRTWNFYSQPRQFEKFALSAEFDRGSLDHFIPLLRQRRYKIFQEGNKLYAHKGIVGRIGPIVVHVSMLLILAGSLYGAMTGFFAQEMVPSGETFQVRNIFDAGPWAAAQIPKDWSVKVNRFWIDYTPDGTIDQFYSDLSVLDQAGQEIDRQTIHVNKPLRHNGVTFYQADWGIAGVQFRLNNSPVLQLPMALLDTGGNGRFWGTWIPTKPDMSAGVSVVAKDLQGTLLVYDMNGQLISTVREGMATHVNDVDLAIVQIIGSTGLQIKADPGIPLVYAGFGLLMVGVIMSYISHSQIWALQTENGKFYVGGRTNRAQVIFEREMIEMLNQVRDVKG
- a CDS encoding cytochrome c biogenesis protein CcdA codes for the protein MIETLQTWLYQLEHYADSVVSTQLTHLTIVSVGIIFLAGLLTSLTPCMLSMLPITIGYIGGYETRTRLQAAAQSTWFALGLATTLAALGIVAAVAGKIYGQVGIGLPIIVSIIAILMGLNLLEALPLRLPAWGGIEWISKDLPEGVRSYLIGLTFGLVASPCSTPVLATLLAWVSTTQDPLLGSVLLLAYTAGYVAPLILAGTFTASIKKLLEVRRWSGWITPASGALLVGFGVFSLLFRLFPSGSV
- a CDS encoding methyltransferase domain-containing protein; this translates as MSHSQPLPPNPQPLTPDFWEGRYQEGTTRWDLGQPAPPFVTLLDAADAPKPGRIAVLGAGRGHDALLFADRGFEVVGFDFAPSAIEAATAAAQSRGVSAQFLQRDIFDLPAEFAHQFDYVLEHTCYCAILPEQREDYVYLVRSILRPHGELIALFWAHNRPGGPPFGTSPDEILQRFSPAFEIVSIVQPTNSIESRKDEEYLVRLRAKK